Part of the Lycium ferocissimum isolate CSIRO_LF1 chromosome 6, AGI_CSIRO_Lferr_CH_V1, whole genome shotgun sequence genome, GGATCCCATTGAGAGAGGTTTTATTAAAGATTGGGATGCCATGGAGGACTTGTTGCACCATGTTCTTTATTCTGGTCttggttgggaaattggaaATGAAGGTCAAATTTTGTTCACTGACCCACTCTGCACTCCCAAGGTGAGAtgtcgaatttttttttaaaattctttggAGTTtctgtaatttatttatttttgggggCTATTACCAGTTTTTTCTCTAGAAATTAGTGAATGGTTTTTGAGTATACAACTGCTAGGAAGGAGTTCAGTTGCTATAGTAAAAACTACTTTAGTTAGCAATGCACATGACAAGAAAATGACTTGAAAAATTGCATTTTGGATGAGCTGTAATGCCAGCTCTAAGCTCCTTTGCTAGTGAATAGTAACTGAGAGAAGTTCAAAATCCTAGTTACAACACACAATCTTTGGGGTGTGTTCGGTGAAGGAAGATGTAAGtgtatttcttacttattttcttgtgttcttTAGTAAGCAAAAAGTATTATCCTAAAAGCATTTGTgtataatctagacaaatactaTGGAAGGTGGGGGGTAGCAGTGTGGCTGTGTGGGTTGGTAGGGATAGGGGCAATGGGGTGGGGATGAAGATGAGGGTGGGGAGGACACAATCAATGGGAATGCCACTTGTGGAACTCgttttccctacttccactaggaaaatcattttcactttaagaaacttgttttacttgagaaatgttttccaaaaattttgaccaaacgaatatggaaaattggaaaacattttctggtGGCATTGTTTCCTGTAATTCAGCATATCTAGTAATGAAGCGTAAACAGGATCCTCAGGGATTAGTAATTAGCTGGATGCTAGATTTGGTTTATTGTTTTCAACTGCGACGTCAAGTTTATGTCTTTACTCGTGTGTATTGGTAAGGAAATGTAATTTAATATATATCACTGCCTTTTTGTTAACAGGCTATTAGGGAACAATTGGTGCAATTGATGTTTGAAACGTTTAACATCTCGGGCTTTTATGCCTCTGAGCAGGCAGTATTGTCGCTTTATGCTGTTGGACGCATATCTGGCTGCACTGTTGATGTTGGTCATGGGAAAATTGGTATCTGCATTGCCTTAACACTTATCATTCTTAAATATCCGTGTATTTGAAGATTCTTTGTGGTACTGTCACTTAGTTTTCCGTTATCTGATTGGCCTATTTTATGTAGTCAGTATGTAGCAATATTGTCTTCTTACTTTACCCGTAAAGGTGGCtcgttggttgagcatggggcttccataatggaggtctcagttCGAAACCCCCTTGCCTACGACaacaggggatttgccttctgggtcgagcttgTCACACTGGGTTGCCTAGAGCGGGTTATCTCTCTTGTGTGGTTTGCaggctattgcacaggagcggggtttaccctgtgcgcgcACCCGAACGGTAGCGGCTGCGTGTTCCCTtgtcatgaaaaataaataaatgttgtCTTCTTACTTTTGTTGCTATTTCCTTCAAGTTGCAAAGTATAAGTGAGAAGAGACTTAAAAGGCTTGAGAATGTGGTTATTATTGAGCATTGGTTGGAAAACTTAGTAATACTGTTGGTTTTATTAGTTTCGCGCAAACGGTCAGGGTAATAATCCAGCCTGTGGTGGCTGGGGTTGATATGCCTCTCCAAATTCTGCCTATTCCTTGTGTATTTAAGTTGACCCTTTTGAGCTGTACTGATTACAGTTAATGCTgatttatggattttttttccTGTACAAATGGGCCCCTCCAACCTTGCTTTTACAGTGCATGTCATTTGAGTTCAAAAAGTATTGACTAATTGTTGTGAGGCTAAAGAACTTCAGAGGTACAAGGGTGGCTAAAAATAGTTTTCCGAGATATATGGGGTTGGTTCCAGCCTCTTTACTAGGGTTCTAAACATTAGTATTTATAGATATGAATTAGGGTTCTTGGAATCACCCTTTGGGCGGGATTTTTGGGTTTCACATTTGAACTTGGTCAAATTCAGACGTTGGGATTTTTGGACGGATTCGCAGGTCAGATTGCTCTAGAGGATGAAGGGAGACCAGTtgtaaaaaatggaaaaaaagccaaaaaaaaatcaagtcgAAAGCAGCGTGTAATCCTGCATCTTTCTGATATGAGAACAGAACTTTCCCGAAATAGGCACGCACTCTTCTGATATGGCTAAAGAGGGATCAATTTTGTGTGGAAGAAGAACACGGTGCAAGGACGCCGTTTGGATGGCCAGCGAACCCTAACGTTGCGTTTTGACTCTCAGATCAGATGGGCTGCTGATAGTGTAAGCTATTAGGATAATTTGATTGTAATTCTGTATttgttactctttttttttttttttttgcttagatATTATGGTACTAAAATCCTTGCATACTGGTAGTCGTAGTATTACTCTTGTAGGTCCTTGTCTTTGATAGTAGTTTGCCATGCCTTGCTATATTGCTTTGGGTTGCTTGTTCTTTTTTACTACGTCGTTCTATTCTCTTGAGCTATTACTGCTTATTATTACTGTTTATTATTACTGATGCTTTTTCATCTCTCCTTGAGCCGGGGGTTTATCGGAAACGACCTCTCTACCCGTCAAAAGGCAAAAAAGGGGTACCGTCGAAGGTGACACCTACCCTCCCCCACTCCCACCGGCGGGATTATACcggggtatgttgttgttgtattatggtACCAAAGTATAAAAAAAACCCATAAGAAATAGAGCTTCAAGCTGGAGCTTTTTGCTATTTTACCCAATTTGTGTGAACTTTTGGGGTTTAGGGTTGTAATTCTCGTATTTGTTACTCTTCTTTTGCTTTGGTAATATATGGTAC contains:
- the LOC132059087 gene encoding actin-related protein 7-like; the encoded protein is MEAVVVDVGSKLLKAGFAIPDQTPSMVIPTQMKRIPEDDEGSMVEEEEVTVDPIERGFIKDWDAMEDLLHHVLYSGLGWEIGNEGQILFTDPLCTPKAIREQLVQLMFETFNISGFYASEQAVLSLYAVGRISGCTVDVGHGKIGICIALTLIILKYPCI